A single region of the Gopherus evgoodei ecotype Sinaloan lineage chromosome 3, rGopEvg1_v1.p, whole genome shotgun sequence genome encodes:
- the EXOC8 gene encoding exocyst complex component 8: MALPLGDGVGGSRLRRQLESGGFAAGEYVKQLSQQSDGDRDLQEHRQRIQALSEETAQSLKRNVYQNYRQFIETAREISYLESEMYQLSHILTEQKGIMEAVTQALLLQADRDDPALGARRAASDPHSNPFLPLSAKEAAASEEGRQRTLTTLLEKVEGCRDLLPESPGKYLVYNGDLVEYDADHMAQIQRVHAFLMNDCLLVATWLPNRRGAYRYDALYPLEGLAVINVKDNPPMKDMFKLLMFPESRIFQAENAKIKKEWLEVLEETKRNRALSEKLRLEQEALPRAALPPPETTNPFDQEDEKEPPPEEETVDLSLEWIQELPEDLDVCIAQRDFEGAVDLLDKLNEYLGYKALSQPVRELRAKVDERVRQLTDVLVFELSPDRSLRGGPRATRRAVSQLIRLGQSTKACELFLKNRAAAVHTAIRQLRIEGATLLYIHKLCHVFFTSLLETAREFETDFAGNSGCYSAFIVWARSAMRMFVDAFSKQVFDSKESLSTAAECVKVAKEHCKQLSEIGLDLTFIIHALLVKDIKGALQSYKDIIIEATKHRNSEEMWRRMNLMTPEALGKLREEMRSCGMSSFDQYTGDDCWVNLSYTVVAFTKQTMAFLEEALKLYFPELHMVLLEGLVEIILVAVQHVDYSLRCEQDPEKKAFIRQNASFLYETVLPVVEKRFEEGVGKPAKQLQELRNASRLMRVNPESTTSVV; this comes from the exons ATGGCGCTGCCGCTGGGTGACGGCGTGGGCGGGAGCCGGCTGCGGCGCCAGCTGGAGTCGGGAGGCTTCGCGGCGGGCGAGTACGTGAAGCAGCTGTCGCAGCAGTCGGACGGGGACCGGGACCTGCAGGAGCACCGGCAGCGCATCCAGGCGCTGAGCGAGGAGACGGCGCAGAGCCTCAAGCGCAACGTCTACCAGAACTACCGCCAGTTCATCGAGACGGCGCGCGAGATCAGCTACCTGGAGAGCGAGATGTACCAGCTCAGCCACATCCTCACCGAGCAGAAGGGCATCATGGAGGCCGtcacccaggccctgctgctgcaggccgACCGCGACGACCCCGCCCTGGGCGCCCGCCGCGCCGCCTCCGACCCCCACAGcaaccccttccttcccctctcggCCAAGGAGGCCGCCGCCAGCGAGGAGGGGCGGCAGCGCACGCTCACTACCCTGCTGGAGAAGGTGGAGGGCTGCCGGGACCTGCTCCCCGAGAGCCCCGGCAAGTATCTCGTCTACAACGGGGATCTGGTGGAGTACGACGCGGACCACATGGCGCAGATCCAGCGGGTGCATGCCTTCCTCATGAACGATTGTCTGCTGGTGGCCACCTGGCTGCCCAACCGGCGTGGCGCCTACCGCTACGACGCCCTCTACCCCCTGGAAGGGTTGGCTGTGATCAATGTCAAGGACAATCCACCCATGAAGGACATGTTCAAGCTGCTCATGTTTCCTGAGAGCCGCATCTTCCAGGCCGAGAATGCCAAGATCAAGAAGGAGTGGCTGGAGGTGCTGGAGGAGACCAAGCGGAACCGTGCCCTCAGTGAGAagctgaggctggagcaggaggccCTGCCACGGGCTGCTCTCCCACCTCCTGAGACCACCAATCCCTTTGACCAAGAAGATGAAAAGGAACCCCCACCTGAGGAAGAGACAGTAGATTTGTCCCTGGAGTGGATCCAGGAGTTGCCTGAAGACCTAGATGTCTGCATTGCCCAGAGAGATTTTGAGGGGGCAGTGGACCTGTTGGATAAGCTGAATGAGTATTTGGGATACAAGGCCTTGAGTCAGCCAGTGAGGGAGCTTCGAGCCAAGGTAGATGAGCGAGTCAGGCAGCTCACCGATGTGCTGGTGTTTGAGCTATCTCCAGATCGGTCATTACGAGGTGGTCCTAGGGCCACTCGCCGGGCTGTGTCCCAGCTCATTCGCTTGGGCCAGTCCACCAAGGCATGTGAGCTTTTCTTGAAGAACAGGGCAGCTGCGGTGCACACAGCAATCCGACAACTGCGCATTGAGGGTGCCACTCTGCTCTACATCCACAAGCTTTGCCATGTCTTTTTTACCAGCCTGCTAGAAACTGCCAGGGAGTTTGAGACAGACTTTGCTGGTAACAGTGGCTGCTACTCTGCCTTCATTGTGTGGGCCCGCTCGGCTATGAGGATGTTTGTAGATGCCTTTAGCAAGCAAGTATTCGACAGTAAAGAGAGCTTGTCCACGGCTGCTGAGTGTGTGAAG gTAGCGAAGGAGCACTGCAAGCAGCTCAGCGAGATAGGGCTGGACCTCACTTTCATCATTCATGCCTTGTTGGTGAAGGATATCAAAGGAGCTTTGCAGAGCTACAAGGATATCATCATTGAGGCCACCAAGCATCGCAACTCTGAAGAGATGTGGAGAAGGATGAACCTGATGACCCCAGAGGCTCTGGGGAAACTCAGAGAGGAGATGAGGAGCTGTGGGATGAGCAGTTTTGACCAATACACTGGTGATGACTGCTGGGTGAACCTTAGCTACACTGTGGTGGCTTTTACCAAGCAGACTATGGCCTTCTTGGAGGAAGCACTCAAGCTGTATTTCCCAGAGCTGCACATGGTTCTCCTGGAAGGCCTAGTGGAGATCATCCTTGTGGCTGTCCAGCATGTCGATTACAGTTTACGGTGTGAACAGGACCCTGAAAAGAAAGCATTCATCAGGCAGAATGCATCTTTTCTTTATGAAACTGTCCTTCCTGTTGTGGAGAAAAGgtttgaggaaggggttggaaagCCAGCTAAGCAACTACAGGAGCTGAGAAATGCTTCAAGACTGATGCGTGTAAATCCTGAAAGTACAACTTCTGTCGTATAA